Proteins co-encoded in one Xyrauchen texanus isolate HMW12.3.18 chromosome 19, RBS_HiC_50CHRs, whole genome shotgun sequence genomic window:
- the LOC127660030 gene encoding coiled-coil domain-containing protein 69-like — protein sequence MGCHNSKVCGQISREKKKNNVKEGDKQIKEVISLKDGNGILSSDKQNSSLENRLETYDRQLKILNAVLRASGDHERDKLLNDHPGDICTLVYSITDKVKTEIMADLNDIHENQMRSTLEQHQRATEELQRLHNEEKNVLNEMHTATENALKDQIEGLTSELKLFNELKHRAEESTLRRDLQRNIETHGSPGAFWEQEQESLLFVIEMKREHLQKQGNKLLLMETLVEKNLSLEDQLLHVLQQNEDFRVRIDNYQSLIQQLSKEQNELQEVLEKQSLKNQKLSQEKEELLFKLLHRRDSSSFHLTSIVPAEVLPS from the exons ATGGGTTGTCACAACAGCAAGGTTTGTGGCCAGATCTCCCGGGAAAAG AAGAAAAACAATGTAAAAGAAGGTGATAAGCAAATTAAGGAGGTCATCAGCCTTAAAGATGGTAATG GTATACTCTCATCTGACAAGCAGAACTCTAGCTTGGAGAATCGATTGGAGACTTATGATCGGCAGCTAAAGATACTAAATGCAGTTTTGAGGGCTTCAGGAGACCATGAGAGAGACAAGCTCCTCAATGACCATCCTGGAGACATTTGCACATTGGTCTATAGCATTACAGACAAG GTAAAGACTGAGATAATGGCTGATCTAAATGATATTCATGAAAATCAGATGAGGAGCACATTAGAACAGCATCAGAGAGCAACAGAAG AGCTACAACGATTACACAATGAAGAGAAGAACGTTTTAAATGAAATGCACACAGCAACTGAGAATGCTTTGAAG GACCAGATTGAAGGGCTGACATCAGAGCTGAAGCTGTTCAATGAGTTAAAACACCGAGCTGAGGAGTCTACGCTCAGGAGAGACCTGCAGAGAAATATTGAG ACTCATGGCAGCCCTGGTGCATTCTGGGAGCAGGAGCAGGAGAGCCTGTTATTTGTCATTGAAATGAAGCGTGAACATTTACAGAAGCAGGGGAATAAACTGCTGCTCATGGAAACACTG GTTGAGAAGAATCTCTCACTGGAGGATCAGCTCCTGCATGTTTTACAGCAGAATGAGGACTTCAGGGTCCGGATAGACAACTATCAAAGCCTCATACA acaacTCTCCAAGGAGCAGAATGAGCTGCAGGAGGTGCTAGAGAAACAGTCTCTGAAGAACCAGAAGCTCAGCCAGGAGAAAGAAGAGCTACTCTTTAAACTCCTACACCGCAGAGACTCTTCTTCATTTCACCTTACATCCATTGTACCTGCAGAGGTGTTGCCAAGCTGA